Proteins encoded by one window of Blastocatellia bacterium:
- a CDS encoding xanthine dehydrogenase family protein subunit M, with the protein MRAFEYASPTTTQQAVALLASRWGETEVLAGGTDLLSLMKDDVVSPKRLVNIKQIRELQGITFNPKTGLRLGALVTIQQVLDDAQVQRHYPALHQAAQGIHSPQIRSMGTVGGDLCQRPRCWYYRAGFGLLAQDSSGQSLVLAGDNRYHAILGNAGPAYFVNPSSLAPPLIALGARLRIFGPKGARELPLEKFFLIPQSNAQREYDLQPNEIVTDILVPPAGGPSATYEVRQREALDWPLATASVALRLSGSKIQSARVVMGHVAPVPWVAVEAQRALAGKTINEEVAQAAARAAVATAKALSHNGYKIQLAQVAVKRAIMQAARGGVR; encoded by the coding sequence ATGCGCGCGTTTGAATATGCCAGCCCAACAACGACACAACAAGCCGTGGCTCTGCTGGCCAGCCGCTGGGGCGAGACCGAAGTGCTGGCCGGCGGCACCGACCTATTGTCACTGATGAAGGATGACGTGGTAAGCCCAAAGCGGCTCGTCAATATCAAACAGATTCGCGAGCTGCAGGGCATCACGTTCAATCCCAAGACCGGTCTGCGGCTGGGCGCGTTAGTGACCATCCAGCAAGTGCTCGACGATGCGCAGGTGCAACGACACTATCCGGCCCTGCATCAAGCCGCACAAGGCATTCATAGCCCACAAATCAGGAGCATGGGCACGGTCGGCGGCGATTTGTGCCAGCGGCCGCGGTGCTGGTATTATCGCGCTGGCTTTGGCTTGCTGGCGCAAGACAGCAGCGGTCAATCGCTCGTGCTGGCTGGCGACAATCGTTACCACGCGATTCTGGGCAATGCCGGGCCGGCCTACTTCGTCAATCCGTCGAGTTTGGCGCCGCCGCTGATTGCACTGGGCGCTCGGCTGCGCATCTTCGGGCCAAAGGGCGCGCGCGAGCTGCCGCTGGAGAAGTTCTTCCTGATCCCACAATCGAACGCGCAACGCGAATATGATTTGCAACCCAATGAGATCGTGACCGACATCCTTGTGCCACCTGCTGGTGGTCCCAGTGCGACGTACGAAGTGCGGCAACGCGAAGCGTTAGACTGGCCGCTGGCCACGGCCTCCGTCGCTCTCCGGTTGAGTGGCAGCAAAATCCAATCGGCTCGCGTTGTCATGGGGCATGTCGCGCCTGTGCCGTGGGTCGCAGTGGAAGCCCAGCGCGCGCTGGCAGGAAAAACCATCAATGAAGAGGTCGCGCAGGCGGCTGCTCGCGCTGCTGTGGCGACAGCCAAGGCCTTAAGCCATAACGGCTATAAAATTCAACTCGCGCAAGTCGCCGTCAAACGGGCTATCATGCAAGCTGCTCGGGGAGGTGTCCGATGA
- a CDS encoding DUF1326 domain-containing protein: MMMSRFSFMLGIGVMLLTLSTVAQAQQIRGDYVETRSADVYTGACVANGEVGLVGDQAILAWRVQQGEWKGVRLDGLSVVGVVKAKATLGDPHSSPYPAKAVLIVDERASAEQRTALVGLAQELAGDLLKNVVHTEVAPIRLEMRHDDGHHAHVSLRAGHLAAIETRTIAHTDHLCGNEETYYPPLVALCHAMPAVATLDQYTGPALGVSWTLQGKRSAFVGSFSR, from the coding sequence ATGATGATGTCACGATTCAGTTTCATGCTTGGAATTGGCGTCATGCTGCTGACGCTTTCAACCGTCGCTCAAGCGCAACAGATTCGCGGTGATTATGTCGAGACGCGGAGCGCCGACGTGTATACCGGCGCCTGCGTGGCCAACGGAGAAGTCGGCCTCGTTGGCGATCAAGCCATCCTGGCGTGGCGCGTGCAACAAGGCGAGTGGAAAGGCGTTCGCCTCGATGGATTGAGCGTCGTTGGCGTCGTCAAGGCGAAGGCTACGTTGGGAGACCCGCACAGCAGCCCCTATCCGGCCAAAGCGGTCCTTATTGTGGACGAACGGGCAAGCGCCGAGCAGCGGACAGCGTTGGTCGGACTCGCCCAGGAACTCGCCGGTGATCTGTTGAAGAATGTTGTCCACACCGAAGTGGCGCCCATCCGCCTAGAGATGCGACACGACGACGGACACCACGCTCATGTCAGCCTGCGTGCCGGTCATCTGGCGGCCATCGAAACACGTACCATTGCCCACACTGATCATCTGTGCGGCAATGAGGAAACGTACTACCCGCCGCTGGTCGCTTTGTGTCATGCGATGCCGGCTGTGGCTACACTCGATCAATACACCGGCCCGGCGCTGGGCGTATCCTGGACGTTACAGGGCAAGCGCAGCGCATTCGTCGGCAGCTTCTCGCGCTGA
- a CDS encoding MG2 domain-containing protein — MIDSLADTQLPEYERLKADAERRYAEGSYAQAHELYMKADALSLPPDEARWVDFRLADTLWRSEAATETADSTKRDQAREQLEKLIRDVQRDEEKDRLWAEVQESLGDFWWTQPQVRNWSRALIHYQQALDWWAGSSDIPLARQRYLNMVWRMAKPPDAEPYYYGYYGSAVPLEILENALKIAQTDNDKAHAHYLIAMTLRQHSTREQRRRIPEEFEAALKGGKATDWYDDALYHYAEWVASYGRIVEAEDGHLNYEPDFIKALALLRRLTREFREGETRYYDQARREIEEITRPSLGVSVSNIFLPDSEIQYHLSWRNVKRIDLAIYKIDLTRDVQMSGYDANWLGQLTLSGRARIKTWVKETGDKGDHQPGQQNMRLDSKLPTSAYVIEARGGGLTARELILVTDVSVVVKASGRQALVYFCNALDGSPIANGTVTLWEMQEGPRWHKQTKQTDGNGLAVFDVSLSPSYYRNLFASAALGDRQAYSAGYSSRSSREHQPWRIYAFTDRPAYRPNEEVQWKFIARKYNGSVYTTPSNQTIEFEIIDPRGSKVHAGKATLNAFGSAWGSLRLTEAMPLGEYRVTFWNEGRQQHIGYATLFRLEEYKLPEFKVSVHTPEENGKRKSFKLGDKVDVSIQVEYYFGGPVANATVEALVYQEPFYHWWRPPRDFPWFYDEASAEYRSYGRNNQIVKRETLRTDALGKATFTFETPRGAQQDFEYRVEARVTDASRREIIATGAVRVTRQSYYVYLHPKHYLYRPQDKVTVNVKALDANNQPVQAEGTIKLVREYWYEIWVDPMGREVKGDELRRLRESSKIFPPPPQRPGQRPWQPKFRGYQYDEILTRLVKTDPNGEAEFTFTPEREGYYRVSWNSKDKDGAAIKADTTVWVATSASTDLGYRHGGLEIIVDKDTFRVGQKAPVMLSAPTNDRYVLFSIEGEDLYSYQLIHLTGTVKLIEVPIEQKHVPNIFLSAAMVSDRRLFMDVEQVIVPPVEHFLSVEVKSDRQEYQPREEGTLTVTTRDQQGRPVAAEVALSLVDESVFYIQQDYAGDPRQYFYGEKRRQYVQTQSTFQQKSYVKLVEDKDKHLIDEWARRDSEEGELARYDAARVPAGVLGDTSARLVLSKESAELQAGVVQEMLVVEPTMAEARATAMLAPPPGEEPPVQVRSDFRATVVWQPDVITDQNGQATVNVKYPDSTTTWKATARVATSGNQFGIASGTTRTTQPLIVRLQAPRFFVVGDDVTLSAVINNNTDEDMTVATSWEINGSAVNVLDAVSRQPQPQRVKVAAHGEARVDWLVKVLNAGAVSIKVTGRSQKYADAMEKSYIAYEHGIEKFVARSGKTRGDDVTVRLDIPRERKPDSTTLTVQVTPSMAAMMLDALPYLIDYPYGCTEQTMSRFLPVAISAKTLNDLGLKPEVVMGKIFGGIEQSFAQKTQPEGKRDLRELDDMIKKGLERLYDMQHNDGGWGWWKEGDSDHFMTAYVVWGLTLARQGGMNIKESALERGAEYLIKEIVEQENQYDMQAWMLHALAAYHVSSRPAGVGQFQAKAFENLWTNRDRLNAYTRALLALSAHYFGYADRARTLVRNLENGVKLDRAPDTSVIQRGGESAQDTVIGTAHWGRDGIYWRWSDGAVESTAFALRALLAIDPQNKLIEPVMNWLVKNRRGAQWSNTRDTAIVVLTLSEYLRQSGELNPSLEYELFVNGRSIASRRLTAEDALSAPSQFAIDRELIRDGANEIRILRKSGRGPIYFAAQAKFFSLEEPLTPAGNEIFVNRQYYRLVGRPTLLKGYVYDRLPLSDGDSVTSGDRIEVVMTIEAKNDYEYLVFEDLKPAGLEAVQIRSGEKLYAHELKSGAVERQMQAASGAREQAVSSDWQTVSDYTRRRRWVYQELRDRKVALFIDKLPQGVWQIRYDLRAEVPGQFHALPVLAHAMYVPEIRANSAEVRIRVEDQK, encoded by the coding sequence ATGATAGATAGCCTTGCCGACACACAGTTGCCGGAGTATGAGCGATTAAAAGCCGATGCCGAACGACGCTATGCTGAAGGCTCTTACGCTCAAGCTCACGAGTTATACATGAAAGCCGACGCGCTGAGCCTGCCGCCAGACGAAGCGCGGTGGGTTGATTTTCGCCTTGCCGATACACTCTGGCGATCAGAAGCGGCTACAGAGACCGCCGATTCGACCAAACGCGACCAGGCGCGGGAGCAACTGGAGAAGTTGATTCGCGATGTGCAACGCGACGAAGAGAAAGACCGTCTCTGGGCTGAGGTGCAGGAATCGCTCGGCGATTTCTGGTGGACGCAACCTCAGGTGCGCAACTGGAGCCGGGCGTTGATCCACTATCAACAAGCGCTCGATTGGTGGGCCGGCTCTAGCGACATCCCGCTGGCGCGGCAACGCTATCTGAACATGGTTTGGCGAATGGCGAAGCCGCCCGACGCCGAGCCCTACTACTATGGCTACTACGGAAGCGCCGTGCCGCTGGAGATTCTGGAAAATGCTTTGAAGATAGCTCAAACTGACAATGACAAGGCGCACGCGCATTATCTGATCGCCATGACGCTTCGCCAACACAGCACTCGGGAACAACGCCGGCGCATCCCTGAAGAATTTGAAGCGGCGCTCAAAGGCGGAAAAGCAACGGATTGGTATGATGACGCGCTCTATCACTACGCCGAATGGGTGGCCAGTTATGGTCGCATTGTGGAGGCAGAAGACGGCCACTTGAACTACGAACCTGACTTCATCAAGGCACTGGCGCTATTGCGTCGGCTGACGCGCGAATTTCGCGAAGGGGAAACGCGCTATTACGATCAAGCGCGACGCGAAATTGAAGAGATCACGCGGCCATCGCTCGGCGTGAGCGTAAGCAACATTTTTCTGCCTGACTCGGAAATTCAGTATCATTTGAGTTGGCGCAACGTGAAAAGAATTGATCTAGCCATCTACAAAATTGATCTCACGCGCGATGTGCAAATGTCCGGTTATGATGCCAATTGGCTTGGGCAACTCACTCTGAGCGGCCGTGCCAGAATCAAAACATGGGTCAAAGAGACCGGTGACAAAGGCGATCATCAACCCGGCCAGCAAAATATGCGCCTGGATAGCAAATTGCCAACCAGCGCGTACGTCATCGAGGCCAGAGGCGGCGGCCTCACGGCGCGCGAGCTGATACTTGTCACCGATGTATCGGTCGTAGTGAAGGCCTCAGGCCGGCAGGCGCTGGTCTACTTTTGTAATGCACTAGACGGGTCGCCCATCGCCAACGGCACGGTCACACTCTGGGAAATGCAGGAAGGCCCTCGGTGGCACAAGCAAACCAAACAGACGGATGGCAACGGCCTCGCCGTCTTCGATGTGTCGCTAAGCCCGAGCTACTATAGGAATTTGTTTGCCAGCGCGGCGCTCGGTGACCGTCAAGCCTACAGCGCCGGTTACAGCTCGCGGAGCAGTCGCGAGCATCAGCCATGGCGCATTTATGCGTTCACCGACCGGCCTGCCTATCGGCCCAATGAAGAGGTGCAATGGAAGTTCATCGCGCGGAAATACAACGGCTCGGTCTATACGACGCCGTCGAATCAAACCATCGAGTTTGAAATCATTGATCCGCGTGGATCAAAAGTGCACGCGGGCAAAGCCACGCTCAATGCGTTTGGCAGCGCCTGGGGTTCGTTGCGGTTGACTGAGGCGATGCCGCTGGGTGAATATCGGGTCACATTCTGGAACGAAGGTCGCCAGCAGCATATCGGCTATGCCACGTTGTTTCGGCTGGAAGAATACAAACTGCCGGAGTTCAAAGTCAGTGTACACACGCCGGAAGAGAACGGTAAAAGGAAATCGTTCAAACTGGGTGACAAAGTTGACGTGAGCATCCAGGTTGAGTACTACTTCGGCGGCCCAGTTGCCAATGCGACCGTTGAGGCGCTTGTTTACCAAGAGCCATTCTATCACTGGTGGCGACCGCCACGCGACTTCCCATGGTTCTATGATGAAGCGTCGGCGGAGTACCGCTCCTATGGCAGAAACAATCAAATCGTGAAGCGCGAAACGCTCAGGACTGATGCGCTCGGCAAAGCGACGTTCACATTTGAGACGCCACGCGGCGCACAGCAAGATTTCGAGTACCGTGTCGAAGCGCGCGTGACCGATGCCTCCCGACGCGAAATCATCGCCACCGGCGCCGTGCGCGTGACCCGCCAGAGCTATTACGTTTATCTTCATCCCAAACATTACCTCTATCGCCCACAAGACAAAGTCACCGTCAACGTCAAGGCGCTCGATGCCAATAATCAACCGGTCCAAGCCGAAGGCACGATCAAGCTGGTGCGCGAGTATTGGTACGAAATCTGGGTTGATCCGATGGGTCGTGAAGTCAAGGGCGATGAGCTCAGGCGGCTGCGCGAGTCAAGCAAAATCTTTCCACCACCCCCGCAACGACCGGGCCAACGGCCATGGCAACCTAAATTCCGCGGCTACCAATATGACGAGATTCTGACGCGACTGGTAAAGACTGATCCCAACGGCGAAGCCGAATTCACCTTCACGCCCGAACGCGAAGGCTACTATCGCGTGAGCTGGAACAGCAAAGATAAGGATGGCGCGGCGATCAAGGCTGATACGACCGTTTGGGTTGCCACCAGCGCTTCGACCGATCTTGGTTACCGGCATGGCGGCTTAGAGATCATCGTAGACAAAGACACATTCCGCGTGGGACAGAAAGCGCCGGTCATGTTGAGCGCGCCGACGAATGATCGCTACGTGCTGTTCAGCATCGAAGGAGAAGACCTCTACAGCTATCAACTCATTCATCTGACCGGCACGGTCAAACTGATCGAAGTGCCGATTGAACAGAAGCACGTCCCCAATATCTTCCTGAGCGCAGCGATGGTGAGCGACCGTCGCCTGTTCATGGATGTGGAGCAGGTCATCGTTCCGCCGGTCGAGCACTTCCTCAGTGTGGAAGTCAAGTCCGACCGCCAGGAGTATCAGCCGCGCGAGGAAGGCACGTTGACGGTGACAACGCGCGATCAGCAGGGACGACCGGTTGCCGCCGAGGTAGCGCTCAGTTTGGTGGATGAGTCGGTGTTTTATATCCAGCAGGACTACGCCGGCGACCCACGACAATACTTCTATGGCGAGAAACGCCGCCAGTACGTTCAAACACAGAGCACGTTTCAACAAAAATCCTATGTCAAGCTGGTCGAAGACAAGGATAAGCACTTGATTGACGAGTGGGCGCGCCGCGACTCTGAAGAAGGCGAGCTTGCTCGATATGATGCGGCCCGCGTCCCCGCCGGCGTACTCGGTGATACGTCAGCGCGATTGGTTCTTAGCAAAGAGAGCGCTGAGTTACAGGCGGGTGTTGTGCAAGAGATGCTCGTGGTGGAGCCTACCATGGCTGAGGCGAGAGCGACGGCAATGCTAGCCCCGCCACCGGGCGAAGAACCGCCCGTGCAGGTACGTAGCGACTTTCGCGCGACTGTCGTATGGCAGCCGGATGTCATCACGGACCAAAATGGGCAAGCCACAGTGAACGTCAAGTACCCCGATTCGACGACGACATGGAAAGCGACGGCGCGCGTCGCAACGAGCGGAAATCAATTCGGCATCGCCTCGGGCACGACACGCACCACGCAGCCTCTCATCGTTCGGTTGCAAGCGCCCCGGTTCTTTGTGGTCGGGGATGACGTGACGCTCTCGGCTGTGATCAACAACAACACCGATGAAGACATGACGGTGGCGACATCGTGGGAGATAAACGGGAGCGCCGTGAATGTCCTCGATGCCGTATCGCGTCAGCCTCAGCCGCAGCGCGTGAAAGTTGCCGCTCATGGCGAAGCTCGCGTGGATTGGCTCGTCAAAGTCTTGAATGCCGGCGCAGTCTCGATCAAGGTCACCGGGCGTAGCCAAAAATACGCCGATGCGATGGAAAAATCCTACATCGCTTATGAACATGGCATTGAAAAATTCGTAGCCCGCTCAGGCAAAACGCGCGGTGATGACGTGACTGTGAGGCTCGATATTCCCAGGGAACGTAAACCAGACTCAACCACGCTGACCGTGCAGGTAACGCCCAGTATGGCCGCGATGATGCTGGATGCGCTGCCGTACTTGATTGATTATCCATACGGCTGCACCGAACAGACGATGAGCCGATTTCTGCCAGTGGCCATCAGTGCCAAAACGCTCAATGACCTTGGCCTCAAGCCGGAGGTGGTCATGGGGAAAATCTTTGGCGGCATTGAACAATCATTCGCGCAGAAAACGCAGCCCGAAGGCAAACGGGATTTGCGGGAACTGGACGACATGATCAAGAAGGGACTGGAACGGCTCTACGACATGCAGCACAACGATGGCGGCTGGGGCTGGTGGAAGGAAGGCGACAGCGATCATTTCATGACCGCGTATGTCGTTTGGGGATTGACGCTCGCGCGCCAGGGCGGCATGAACATCAAAGAGAGTGCGCTCGAACGCGGCGCAGAATATCTCATCAAAGAGATCGTCGAGCAAGAAAACCAGTACGACATGCAAGCGTGGATGCTCCATGCGCTGGCTGCTTATCACGTTTCATCCAGACCGGCTGGCGTCGGTCAATTCCAGGCCAAGGCATTTGAAAATCTCTGGACAAACCGGGACCGGCTCAACGCTTATACGCGCGCGCTGCTGGCCCTGAGCGCCCACTATTTCGGGTATGCCGATCGGGCAAGGACGCTCGTTAGGAATTTGGAAAATGGCGTCAAACTCGACAGAGCACCGGATACCTCGGTCATTCAACGCGGCGGAGAATCGGCGCAAGACACGGTCATCGGCACAGCTCATTGGGGCAGAGATGGCATCTACTGGCGTTGGTCAGACGGCGCCGTCGAATCCACAGCGTTCGCGCTGCGCGCTTTGCTGGCCATTGATCCTCAGAATAAGTTGATCGAGCCGGTGATGAACTGGCTGGTGAAAAACCGGCGTGGCGCGCAGTGGAGCAACACGCGCGACACGGCCATCGTTGTGCTCACGCTCAGCGAGTACCTGCGCCAGAGCGGCGAACTAAATCCCTCGTTGGAATATGAGCTGTTCGTCAACGGTCGCTCGATTGCCAGCAGACGACTGACGGCAGAGGATGCGTTGAGCGCGCCGAGTCAATTTGCCATTGACCGTGAACTGATCCGTGACGGCGCCAACGAGATTCGCATCCTGCGCAAGAGCGGGCGTGGGCCGATCTATTTTGCTGCGCAGGCAAAGTTCTTCAGCTTGGAAGAACCGCTCACGCCGGCAGGCAACGAGATTTTCGTCAACCGGCAATACTACAGGCTGGTGGGTCGCCCGACATTGCTCAAAGGGTATGTCTACGACAGACTGCCACTCAGCGACGGCGACTCGGTGACAAGCGGCGACCGCATCGAAGTGGTCATGACCATCGAAGCGAAGAATGATTACGAGTACCTCGTGTTTGAAGACCTGAAGCCGGCCGGCCTGGAAGCTGTGCAAATTCGTAGCGGCGAAAAGCTCTACGCGCACGAGCTGAAGTCGGGCGCTGTCGAACGTCAGATGCAAGCAGCATCCGGCGCGCGAGAACAAGCCGTCAGCAGCGACTGGCAAACGGTCAGCGATTACACGCGCCGGCGTCGGTGGGTCTATCAGGAATTGCGTGACCGCAAAGTCGCCTTGTTTATTGACAAGCTGCCGCAGGGCGTGTGGCAGATACGTTATGATTTGCGCGCCGAAGTGCCAGGTCAATTCCATGCGCTGCCGGTGCTGGCTCATGCGATGTATGTGCCGGAGATACGCGCCAACAGCGCCGAGGTGCGCATTCGCGTGGAGGATCAGAAATAG
- a CDS encoding isoprenylcysteine carboxylmethyltransferase family protein: protein MRQPRLQQAKKQRPLKAACKHCRLPYTSGDMVNLNRTLVPAAWMFYLVIVFEILYMISPFALYFYSAYGPWLNLFHHSAQTAWLTGFFLPHFSQTTSPVLNLLPKLSDPLVWLGAGVFALGFVQIYAAKILRRGAVTGGLYRFIRHPQYAALAIVGLGTLIHWPRFLVLLMFVTMLFLYYFLARHEEERCVQKFGESYRAYQAQTGMFFPGGLFKRAPAVLPASGWQRLVAALALYAVVLVATVGIAQWLRDYSLSRVSTHYADNMAIISPAVLTQDELVKAARIAQDHTETQRALGSVGPNAKLLVYVVPIEWKLPDIPMETTQGGHYTPENFDRRFYKVLFTRVRTHEPAAEGKEIITRAYGRDPIVLVKVNVEAGQITSIETPPPHVRWGDIPTPLF from the coding sequence ATGCGACAGCCGCGGCTTCAGCAAGCAAAAAAGCAGAGGCCGCTCAAAGCCGCTTGCAAGCATTGCAGGTTGCCGTATACTTCTGGCGACATGGTCAACCTGAATCGAACACTTGTGCCTGCCGCATGGATGTTCTATCTGGTCATCGTCTTTGAAATTCTCTACATGATCAGCCCCTTTGCGCTCTATTTCTATTCGGCCTACGGGCCGTGGCTGAACTTGTTTCACCACTCCGCGCAGACGGCATGGCTGACCGGTTTCTTCCTGCCGCACTTTTCTCAAACGACGAGTCCTGTGCTCAACCTTCTACCAAAATTGAGTGACCCGCTTGTCTGGCTCGGCGCAGGGGTGTTCGCGCTGGGATTCGTGCAGATCTACGCAGCCAAAATCCTACGGCGCGGCGCCGTCACCGGCGGGCTATACAGATTCATCCGGCATCCGCAATACGCTGCGCTGGCCATCGTCGGGCTTGGCACGCTCATTCACTGGCCTCGGTTTCTGGTGCTCCTGATGTTTGTCACGATGCTCTTCCTCTACTACTTCCTGGCGCGTCATGAGGAGGAGCGATGCGTGCAAAAATTCGGCGAAAGTTACCGCGCATATCAAGCGCAAACGGGCATGTTTTTCCCCGGCGGACTCTTCAAGCGTGCGCCGGCCGTTTTGCCGGCATCTGGTTGGCAGAGGCTGGTTGCTGCGCTAGCGCTTTACGCCGTGGTGCTTGTTGCCACAGTTGGCATTGCTCAATGGCTCCGCGATTACTCGCTCTCACGGGTTTCCACCCATTATGCCGACAATATGGCCATCATCTCGCCAGCGGTGCTCACGCAGGATGAACTGGTGAAGGCAGCGCGGATCGCTCAAGACCACACTGAGACACAACGCGCGCTGGGCAGCGTTGGTCCAAACGCCAAGCTGCTGGTGTACGTTGTCCCGATTGAATGGAAGCTGCCCGATATTCCAATGGAAACGACGCAAGGTGGGCATTACACGCCGGAGAATTTTGATCGCCGGTTTTACAAAGTGCTGTTTACCCGCGTGCGAACGCACGAGCCTGCTGCTGAAGGCAAAGAGATCATCACGCGCGCGTATGGTCGAGACCCCATCGTGCTGGTTAAGGTCAACGTTGAAGCAGGTCAAATCACCAGCATTGAAACGCCGCCGCCTCATGTGCGTTGGGGTGACATCCCGACACCGTTGTTTTAG
- a CDS encoding patatin-like phospholipase family protein gives MIGCKWVFDTGGAGRGAWLGGVGYALTKMARSLGRFPDVVIGSSVGAYMAADAATGNPDVFLKGWTDWGAERMPPPAVPPSEQGFLHVRHFRAHLKHSIEYVLDDSTMASILSEQNPTRLVICTTQITRHDGRPITRRDMRRLFWQSLTRKLPIKYLADGYIYRAVFFDSRPPTVTPLIRRLSCDNLRQAIMASCLIPLAMGLPLRYDGMDLIDGGFTLKMPLDLPSDTTYAELSRSLQAKKTLAISAETDGVLWKTTMRLERWNDQADIQQAIHDGKLLIIAPTSKVAAGTLCRDNRLIMKTFWQGAECAEQVMRTEAGKRFFEL, from the coding sequence ATGATTGGTTGTAAATGGGTTTTCGATACCGGTGGAGCAGGCCGTGGCGCATGGCTCGGCGGGGTTGGCTATGCCCTCACCAAAATGGCCCGATCCTTGGGGCGTTTTCCTGATGTCGTCATCGGCTCCTCGGTCGGCGCTTACATGGCTGCTGACGCGGCAACAGGCAATCCGGATGTGTTCCTCAAGGGATGGACTGATTGGGGCGCGGAGCGTATGCCGCCACCCGCTGTGCCGCCATCAGAACAAGGGTTCCTTCACGTCCGTCATTTCCGCGCCCACTTGAAGCACTCGATCGAATACGTGCTGGACGATTCAACCATGGCGTCCATCCTGAGCGAGCAAAATCCTACACGCTTGGTCATCTGCACAACCCAGATCACTCGCCACGATGGCCGGCCGATCACTCGCCGGGATATGCGACGACTGTTCTGGCAATCGTTGACGCGCAAGCTGCCGATCAAATACCTGGCCGATGGCTACATCTACCGCGCTGTCTTTTTTGATAGCCGGCCTCCCACGGTCACGCCACTGATCCGCCGCCTGAGCTGCGATAACCTTCGTCAGGCGATCATGGCGTCGTGTCTGATTCCGCTGGCTATGGGCTTGCCGCTGCGCTATGACGGCATGGACCTGATAGACGGCGGATTCACGCTGAAGATGCCACTTGATCTGCCTTCGGATACAACCTACGCCGAGCTGTCGCGGAGCTTGCAGGCCAAAAAGACGCTCGCCATCAGCGCCGAAACCGACGGCGTTCTCTGGAAAACAACGATGCGACTGGAGCGGTGGAACGATCAAGCAGATATTCAGCAAGCAATCCACGATGGCAAGCTGCTGATCATTGCGCCGACGAGCAAAGTCGCTGCCGGCACGCTCTGCCGGGACAATCGCCTCATCATGAAAACATTCTGGCAAGGCGCAGAGTGTGCTGAGCAGGTCATGCGAACGGAGGCCGGCAAACGATTTTTTGAACTTTAG